Proteins encoded together in one Rutidosis leptorrhynchoides isolate AG116_Rl617_1_P2 unplaced genomic scaffold, CSIRO_AGI_Rlap_v1 contig476, whole genome shotgun sequence window:
- the LOC139883933 gene encoding OVARIAN TUMOR DOMAIN-containing deubiquitinating enzyme 7-like — protein MVKTKHQKTKPKKQTQIKKKGKHVDMTQFRAQLDVFGLKIVQVAADGNCFFRALADQLEGNEEEHGKYRNMVVQYIVKNREMFEPFIEDEVPFDDYCNNMEKDGTWAGHMELQAASLVTSCNICIHRHLSPRWYIRNFDQRGARMIHLSYHDEEHYNSVRSKEDPCVGAAQPILIKADADLSVKSDQTKAPVGKCKKGDGRDNTDERSIKMVMSGSGCEDAEKVEQVLLLVDGDVDTAIEYLIAEKGSEEHLVEHHETQVHSTEHESLPCHVDISHGNGLDFENLPTYLFQCGLVSGENENCNSEEHEVKPVNKISNRQQRSNTNKGVQEKIPRNKTCPCGSKKKHKACCGTKPSPKSIVTQTVESRKSNKEKKQGRKAGLARNVLSLSSNGGPPDLGALCI, from the exons ATTAAAAAGAAAGGAAAACATGTTGATATGACTCAATTCCGAGCTCAACTCGATGTATTTGGGCTTAAAATTGTCCAAGTGGCAGCTGATGGTAATTGTTTCTTCAG GGCTCTTGCCGATCAGCTGGAAGGTAATGAAGAGGAGCATGGAAAGTATCGCAACATGGTGGTACAATATATTGTG AAGAATCGTGAAATGTTTGAGCCCTTTATTGAAGACGAAGTCCCATTTGATGATTATTGCAATAATATGGAAAAGGATGGAACATGGGCTGGACATATGGAGCTGCAGGCTGCTTCTCTTGTCACCAGCTGTAACATATGTATTCACCGA CACTTGTCACCTCGATGGTACATTCGGAATTTCGATCAACGTGGAGCTCGGATGATCCATTT ATCATACCATGACGAGGAGCATTACAATAGTGTAAGGTCAAAGGAAGATCCTTGTGTAGGGGCTGCACAGCCAATATTAATCAAG GCTGATGCTGATCTTTCTGTCAAATCTGATCAAACAAAAGCTCCGGTGGGCAAGTGTAAGAAGGGAGATGGAAGAGATAATACTGATGAAAGATCTATTAAAATGGTCATGTCTGGGAGTGGTTGTGAAGATGCCGAAAAAGTCGAACAG GTTTTACTACTAGTGGATGGTGATGTTGATACTGCCATAGAGTATCTGATAGCAGAAAAAGGATCAGAAGAACACCTAGTAGAACATCATGAAACCCAAGTACACTCGACAGAACATGAATCTCTCCCATGTCATGTTGACATATCTCATGGTAATGGATTGGATTTTGAAAACCTGCCAACCTATTTATTTCAATGTGGCTTGG TTTCAGGTGAAAATGAAAACTGCAATTCCGAGGAACATGAAGTAAAGCCAGTAAACAAGATTTCCAATCGGCAACAACGTAGTAATACCAACAAAGGTGTCCAGGAG AAGATCCCTAGAAACAAAACATGTCCATGTGGATCAAAAAAGAAACACAAAGCTTGTTGTGGAACAAAACCCTCTCCCAAGTCCATAGT GACCCAAACGGTTGAATCAAGAAAGTCTAATAAGGAAAAGAAACAAGGAAGGAAAGCAGGGCTTGCGAGAAATGTTCTGTCATTGAGTTCCAATGGAGGACCACCTGACTTGGGTGCTCTTTGCATATAA